A stretch of Deltaproteobacteria bacterium DNA encodes these proteins:
- a CDS encoding DUF488 family protein, which produces MAVRIVRLGSPRAKGEGIRIGTVRRPPRGVPKTEFASRDWYDLWYPHLAPSLETMKLGRSASTPAQWREFMKKYQREMATPENSRTIELLAALSHRCNFSVGCYCEDETRCHRSVLRELMAAAGAKIEQKGSGLVL; this is translated from the coding sequence ATGGCCGTACGCATTGTAAGACTGGGCAGTCCCAGAGCGAAAGGTGAGGGTATCCGGATAGGAACGGTTCGTCGTCCGCCGCGAGGGGTGCCGAAGACAGAGTTTGCATCGCGGGACTGGTATGACCTGTGGTACCCTCATCTGGCCCCGAGTTTAGAGACCATGAAGCTGGGAAGATCGGCTTCGACTCCGGCTCAGTGGCGGGAATTCATGAAGAAGTACCAGCGTGAGATGGCAACGCCGGAGAACAGCCGCACTATTGAACTGCTGGCTGCTCTTTCGCACCGCTGCAACTTCTCGGTCGGGTGCTATTGTGAAGATGAGACGCGCTGCCACCGGTCGGTGCTGCGCGAGCTAATGGCCGCGGCGGGTGCGAAGATTGAACAAAAGGGGTCGGGTCTTGTACTATAA